A single region of the Halobacterium wangiae genome encodes:
- a CDS encoding GNAT family N-acetyltransferase yields MQARDAKKHEEVWLLDRLDEYGFEDPAFRSRDYVLAIEDDTRERAGFARLRAHDAGEPVCEFTNIGVLEEYRGQGVGARLLEFLMDEAREQGFEGAYALSDEGDYLSQFGFERVDAEDLPEPLPARLDAVRDYRPNAEPFHLDFEEFAIPLRLRRRFSDEEGTDDPETPEDFGIDPDSATYKYDTGSK; encoded by the coding sequence ATGCAAGCACGGGACGCCAAGAAACACGAGGAGGTGTGGCTGCTCGACCGCCTCGACGAGTACGGGTTCGAGGACCCGGCGTTCCGCTCGCGAGACTACGTGCTCGCGATCGAGGACGACACCCGGGAGCGCGCCGGGTTCGCTCGACTCCGCGCCCACGACGCCGGGGAACCGGTCTGCGAGTTCACGAACATCGGCGTCCTGGAGGAGTACCGCGGCCAGGGCGTCGGTGCACGGCTCCTGGAGTTCCTCATGGACGAAGCCCGCGAACAGGGCTTCGAGGGGGCGTACGCGCTCTCCGACGAGGGCGACTACCTCTCGCAGTTCGGCTTCGAGCGCGTGGACGCCGAGGACCTCCCCGAGCCGCTCCCCGCGCGACTCGACGCCGTCCGCGACTACCGGCCGAACGCGGAGCCGTTCCACCTCGACTTCGAGGAGTTCGCGATTCCGCTCCGACTCCGGCGACGGTTCTCCGACGAGGAGGGCACCGACGACCCGGAGACCCCCGAGGACTTCGGGATCGACCCGGACTCGGCGACGTACAAGTACGACACCGGGAGCAAGTGA
- the mce gene encoding methylmalonyl-CoA epimerase produces the protein MHVDHVGVATDDASGLADLYTELFDAPLVHEETFDGLRVVFLELDGEGYFELLEPVEEGTTIGRYLENRGGGIHHVALATDDIAAALETAREAGVDLIDEKPRPGAWGHDVAFLHPKSTGGALVEFVEH, from the coding sequence ATGCACGTAGACCACGTCGGCGTCGCCACCGACGACGCCAGCGGCCTCGCCGACCTGTACACCGAGTTGTTCGACGCGCCACTCGTCCACGAGGAGACGTTCGACGGCCTCCGCGTCGTCTTCCTCGAACTCGACGGCGAGGGCTACTTCGAACTGCTCGAACCCGTCGAAGAGGGGACGACCATCGGCCGGTACCTGGAGAACCGCGGCGGGGGCATCCACCACGTCGCGCTCGCGACCGACGACATCGCCGCCGCCCTCGAAACCGCTCGCGAGGCTGGGGTCGACCTCATCGACGAGAAACCGCGGCCGGGCGCCTGGGGCCACGACGTCGCGTTCCTGCACCCGAAGTCGACGGGCGGCGCGCTCGTGGAGTTCGTCGAACACTGA
- a CDS encoding DUF7351 domain-containing protein, whose product MTSDEDPAPDAAYAPGEQILPGWPSGPEVDADVEGDESAFALVGNEIRAAIIRTLGDERGQEGPRPILSFSELHDAVDVDVVSSQFNYHLQRLVGSFVDQTEDGYRLKPVGSTLYRTIRAGTFTGDASFGPVDVGFDCHHCGAPAEGVYGDGMFTVQCRGCETLFDLVLAPPETLDPGDEPELLDRLNQYTRHRRLAFQRGVCPTCVNRLDTRLIDGEASPFTDYEHRTVSVHQSCGHCGAQMYVGVGEALLYDPAVVSFCYERGRDVTSEPVWHLEFAMTDRFVTVRSRDPWEVALAVEFDGDTLELVVDGDLNVVERNYS is encoded by the coding sequence ATGACGAGTGACGAGGACCCCGCGCCAGACGCGGCGTACGCTCCCGGCGAGCAGATCCTCCCGGGGTGGCCGAGCGGCCCGGAGGTGGACGCAGACGTCGAGGGCGACGAGTCCGCGTTCGCGCTGGTCGGCAACGAGATCCGCGCCGCCATTATCCGGACGCTCGGCGACGAGCGCGGCCAGGAGGGACCGCGTCCCATCCTCTCGTTCTCGGAGCTCCACGACGCCGTCGACGTGGACGTGGTCTCCAGCCAGTTCAACTACCACCTCCAGCGACTCGTCGGCAGCTTCGTCGACCAGACCGAGGACGGCTACCGCCTCAAACCGGTCGGGTCCACGCTGTACCGAACGATTCGGGCAGGGACGTTCACCGGCGACGCGTCGTTCGGTCCGGTGGACGTCGGCTTCGACTGTCACCACTGCGGTGCCCCCGCGGAGGGCGTCTACGGCGACGGCATGTTCACCGTGCAGTGCCGGGGCTGTGAGACGCTGTTCGACCTGGTGCTCGCGCCGCCGGAGACCCTCGACCCCGGCGACGAACCGGAGCTACTGGACCGCCTGAACCAGTACACGCGCCACCGGCGCCTGGCGTTCCAGCGCGGGGTTTGTCCCACCTGCGTGAACCGCCTGGACACCAGACTCATCGACGGCGAGGCGTCGCCGTTCACCGACTACGAGCACCGCACGGTCTCCGTCCACCAGTCCTGCGGGCACTGTGGCGCCCAGATGTACGTCGGCGTCGGCGAAGCACTCCTCTACGACCCGGCCGTCGTCTCGTTCTGCTATGAGCGCGGCCGCGACGTCACCAGCGAACCCGTCTGGCACCTCGAGTTCGCGATGACCGACCGCTTCGTCACGGTGCGCTCGCGGGACCCCTGGGAGGTGGCACTCGCCGTCGAGTTCGACGGCGACACGCTCGAACTCGTCGTGGACGGCGACTTGAACGTCGTCGAACGCAACTACTCGTAG
- a CDS encoding S66 family peptidase: MTEFVTPPPMEPGDSVAVVAPSSGGARNAPHLLELALDRLRDVFDLEPVVYPTARQGDEFLADNPRARAADLHAAFRDPEIEGIFATIGGADQLRVLKHLDADVLREQATRFYGMSDNTNLGLYLWKHGVVSFNGGQLLNEIATPGGVPEYTEHYCRRVFFEDPGGELEASDEWTDEPSHWWSDPCLLGERPEYEPNPGWRWAGGDEVVTGRLWGGCRAIIDWHLASERHLPDLERLDGAVLCVETAQDLPSPTMVGGSLMAMGERGLLERFDGVLVGRPPTRSYAAGPPGGDRERYREEVYDAVVEWVGRYNPDAPVVCGLDWGHTNPVAPMPIGREVEIDPETERVVVR; encoded by the coding sequence ATGACGGAGTTCGTCACGCCGCCACCGATGGAACCCGGCGACAGCGTCGCCGTCGTCGCACCGTCCTCCGGTGGTGCTCGGAACGCACCGCACCTGCTCGAACTCGCCCTCGACCGCCTCCGGGACGTCTTCGACCTCGAGCCCGTGGTGTACCCGACGGCCCGGCAGGGCGACGAGTTCCTCGCCGACAATCCGCGAGCGCGCGCCGCCGACCTCCACGCCGCGTTCCGCGACCCGGAGATCGAGGGAATATTCGCGACCATCGGCGGCGCCGACCAGTTACGGGTGCTGAAGCACCTCGACGCGGACGTGCTCCGCGAGCAGGCGACGCGGTTCTACGGGATGAGCGACAACACGAACCTCGGGCTCTACCTCTGGAAGCACGGCGTCGTGTCGTTCAACGGCGGTCAGCTCCTGAACGAGATCGCGACTCCCGGCGGCGTCCCCGAGTACACCGAACACTACTGCCGGCGGGTGTTCTTCGAGGACCCCGGGGGCGAACTGGAAGCCAGCGACGAGTGGACGGACGAGCCGAGCCACTGGTGGTCGGACCCGTGTCTGCTCGGCGAACGCCCGGAGTACGAACCCAACCCCGGGTGGCGGTGGGCTGGCGGCGACGAGGTCGTGACCGGTCGGCTCTGGGGCGGTTGCCGCGCCATCATCGACTGGCACCTCGCCAGCGAGCGCCACCTCCCCGACCTCGAACGCCTCGACGGTGCCGTGCTCTGCGTCGAGACGGCCCAGGACCTCCCGTCGCCGACGATGGTCGGCGGGAGCCTGATGGCGATGGGCGAACGCGGGCTACTGGAGCGCTTCGACGGCGTACTCGTCGGGCGCCCGCCGACCCGGAGCTACGCAGCCGGCCCGCCGGGCGGCGACCGCGAACGCTACCGCGAAGAGGTCTACGACGCCGTCGTCGAGTGGGTCGGGCGCTACAACCCTGACGCGCCCGTGGTGTGTGGCCTCGATTGGGGGCACACGAACCCGGTCGCCCCGATGCCGATCGGCCGGGAGGTCGAGATCGACCCCGAGACGGAGCGAGTCGTCGTCCGGTGA
- a CDS encoding LolA family protein — MRRSGPSHPTKIVLLAVVVVLASVVAAGGLLTPPSAGAGGGERLGVDASERYASIEGVAATKVTVVERGEATSRTVTEVQRRPSTDAHRELVVGDADRLHELVVSNGSTMWLYDRDANVVDQFSLSGDEEPSQGQRLERLFTRLNVSDPSESATAPASPAISPLPVVASTGSTPPGASTPTAAAHGVSYNGTTTVDGRTAYVLRVEPADDADTAGYRQTLWVDAEYFFPLKQRTEWTEDGETVSTTTTYTNVTFDPGLANSTFSFDPPANATVETLDVPETTTYDSVRALRADAAIGVPTPELPPSFGLTYASRTSGQIRGVGLAYANATARVTVATYDRTLPVRDGDQQVTVGDRTAEVSVGPTTSVSWNCDEYRYTVRGEGVPVALLVDVARSVQCE; from the coding sequence ATGCGCAGGAGTGGGCCGAGCCACCCGACGAAGATCGTCCTCCTCGCCGTGGTCGTCGTCCTCGCCAGCGTGGTCGCCGCCGGTGGGCTGCTGACGCCACCGTCGGCCGGCGCGGGAGGCGGTGAACGGCTCGGGGTGGACGCTTCGGAGCGGTACGCGTCCATCGAGGGAGTCGCGGCGACGAAGGTGACGGTCGTCGAGCGGGGGGAGGCCACGAGTCGCACCGTCACCGAGGTCCAGCGTCGACCGTCGACCGACGCCCACCGAGAGCTGGTCGTGGGTGACGCCGACCGGCTGCACGAACTCGTGGTGTCGAACGGGTCGACGATGTGGCTGTACGACCGTGACGCGAACGTCGTCGACCAGTTCTCGCTCTCCGGCGACGAGGAGCCCTCCCAGGGCCAGCGACTGGAGCGCCTGTTCACCCGACTGAACGTGTCCGACCCGTCGGAGTCTGCCACCGCACCCGCGAGCCCCGCAATCTCGCCGCTCCCCGTCGTCGCCTCGACGGGGAGTACACCCCCTGGTGCGAGCACCCCAACGGCTGCCGCTCACGGCGTCAGCTACAACGGGACCACGACCGTGGACGGCCGGACAGCCTACGTGCTGCGGGTCGAACCGGCCGACGACGCCGACACAGCGGGGTACCGACAGACGCTGTGGGTGGACGCGGAGTACTTCTTCCCGCTGAAACAGCGGACGGAGTGGACCGAGGACGGAGAGACGGTGTCGACGACCACGACGTACACGAACGTGACGTTCGACCCGGGGCTGGCGAACTCGACGTTCAGCTTCGACCCGCCCGCGAACGCCACCGTCGAGACGCTCGACGTCCCGGAGACGACCACCTACGACAGCGTGCGGGCGCTCCGCGCGGATGCAGCGATCGGCGTCCCGACGCCGGAGCTACCGCCGTCGTTCGGACTGACGTACGCGTCGCGGACGAGCGGCCAGATCCGCGGCGTCGGACTGGCGTACGCGAACGCGACGGCGCGGGTCACGGTCGCGACGTACGACCGGACGTTGCCGGTGCGCGACGGCGACCAGCAGGTGACTGTCGGCGACCGGACGGCCGAGGTCTCGGTCGGCCCGACGACGTCGGTCTCCTGGAACTGCGACGAGTACCGCTACACGGTTCGGGGTGAGGGCGTCCCGGTGGCGCTGCTCGTCGACGTGGCGCGGTCGGTGCAGTGCGAGTGA
- a CDS encoding FAD-dependent oxidoreductase, producing MDETAVAVREVREVGPDTVALTFAAPAEFAAEPGQFVRMLAEFDGEEEGRYYTLSSPTVEGTFEVTVGVDPEGALGPWLADREPGDEVRIEGPYGDDYYEGEESIVLLAGGPGVGPAIGIAERAISEGAEVTLVYRDDEPVHEERLSALSVGGARVVFVTGDLSDAVQSVADRPDAAAFVYGFAGFCEEAVDALDDAGFDTEGAKVESFGPAP from the coding sequence ATGGACGAGACTGCAGTCGCCGTGCGCGAAGTCCGCGAGGTGGGGCCGGACACGGTCGCACTGACCTTCGCGGCGCCGGCGGAGTTCGCGGCGGAACCGGGACAGTTCGTGCGGATGCTCGCGGAGTTCGACGGCGAGGAGGAGGGGCGCTACTACACGCTGTCCTCGCCGACCGTCGAGGGGACGTTCGAGGTCACCGTCGGCGTCGACCCCGAGGGAGCACTCGGACCGTGGCTCGCCGACCGCGAACCCGGCGACGAGGTCCGCATCGAGGGCCCGTACGGCGACGACTACTACGAGGGCGAGGAGTCGATCGTCCTGCTCGCGGGCGGTCCCGGCGTCGGCCCCGCCATCGGCATTGCGGAACGAGCGATCAGCGAGGGCGCTGAGGTCACGCTCGTCTACCGGGACGACGAACCGGTCCACGAGGAGCGCCTCTCCGCGCTCTCCGTCGGTGGTGCGCGAGTCGTGTTCGTCACTGGCGACCTCTCGGATGCCGTCCAGTCCGTCGCGGACCGTCCGGACGCAGCGGCGTTCGTCTACGGCTTCGCGGGCTTCTGCGAGGAGGCGGTCGACGCGCTCGACGACGCGGGCTTCGACACCGAGGGCGCGAAGGTCGAGAGCTTCGGCCCCGCGCCGTAA
- a CDS encoding oxidoreductase, protein MSTDWTPEQMPSQAGRQVVVTGANSGVGFEATRAFAAAGAHVVLAVRSTERGQEAKRAVADEYAGASLTVAELDLADLDSVRAFAEWYRTEFDAIHVLCNNAGVMAIPRSETADDFETQFGVNHLGHVALTAGLLDTLRRTNGQTRVVTQSSGVHERGRIDFEDLQSEADYDKWAAYAQSKLANVLFAYELDRRLRAANASVASVACHPGYADTNLQRRGPEQAGSRLRLFGMQVANAVFAQSAERGAWPMLYAATHPDVDGGEYVGPGGLLNMRGHPTEQSSSDRSYDRDVARPLWDVSEDLTGVQFDLPTPTATH, encoded by the coding sequence ATGAGTACCGACTGGACCCCCGAACAGATGCCCTCGCAGGCCGGCCGGCAGGTCGTCGTGACTGGCGCGAACAGCGGCGTCGGCTTCGAGGCGACGCGGGCGTTCGCCGCCGCCGGCGCGCACGTCGTACTGGCCGTCCGGAGCACAGAGCGCGGGCAGGAAGCCAAACGAGCCGTCGCGGACGAGTACGCGGGTGCGTCGCTCACCGTCGCCGAACTCGACCTCGCGGATCTCGACTCGGTGCGGGCGTTCGCGGAGTGGTACCGGACCGAGTTCGACGCGATCCACGTGCTCTGCAACAACGCCGGCGTCATGGCGATTCCGCGCTCGGAGACCGCCGACGACTTCGAGACGCAGTTCGGCGTGAACCACCTCGGGCACGTCGCGCTCACCGCGGGCCTGCTCGATACACTCCGGCGGACGAACGGGCAGACCCGCGTCGTCACGCAGTCGAGTGGCGTCCACGAACGCGGCCGCATCGACTTCGAGGACCTCCAGAGCGAGGCGGACTACGACAAGTGGGCGGCGTACGCGCAGTCGAAACTCGCGAACGTGCTGTTCGCGTACGAACTCGACCGGCGACTCCGCGCCGCGAACGCGAGCGTGGCGAGCGTCGCCTGCCACCCGGGGTACGCCGACACGAACCTCCAGCGCCGGGGCCCGGAGCAGGCCGGCTCGCGCCTCCGCCTGTTCGGGATGCAGGTCGCGAACGCCGTCTTCGCCCAGAGCGCCGAACGCGGCGCGTGGCCGATGCTGTACGCCGCCACCCACCCCGACGTCGACGGCGGCGAGTACGTCGGTCCCGGCGGCCTGCTGAACATGCGCGGCCACCCGACCGAGCAGTCCTCCAGCGACCGGTCGTACGACCGCGACGTCGCACGGCCACTCTGGGACGTCTCCGAGGACCTCACCGGCGTGCAGTTCGACCTGCCGACCCCCACTGCGACCCACTAG
- a CDS encoding 2-oxoacid:acceptor oxidoreductase subunit alpha, protein MHDDLNWAIGGEAGDGIASTGKIFAQALSRAGRHVFTSKDFASRIRGGYTAYKVRTSVDQVQSVVDRLDILIALTERTVDENLDELHEDSVIIYDGERTEFSDFEAPEDVTGLDVPLKSLAEDAGGAIMRNVVALGAVCAVADFPIENLDESLEKRFGNKGESIVENNKQAARLGSEYVEEHFAEEGPRYSLDTTDNDYVLLNGDEAIGMGAIAAGCRFYAGYPITPATDVMEYLTGRIEQFGGHVVQAEDELAAINLALGAARAGARSMTATSGPGIDLMAETFGLVATSETPLVITNVMRSGPSTGMPTKQEQGDLNMMLKGGHGEIPRFVVAPTSVAECFHKTVEAFNLAEKYQVPVYLTADLSMAVTERTYEPDEFDMDEVEVDRGKLVDEGDISAWQNEKEQFQPHAVTADGVSPRALPGTKGGVHMSTGLEHDELGRRTEDTDVRVEQVDKRYRKVDTAIEQENFDYREFGDSEADSLVISWGSNEGTLVEALDYLDEDGVNVRVISVPYIFPRPDLSDEVKAAEDVVVVEANATGQFADVVEHDVLERVERINKYDGVDFKADELAAEIKETLA, encoded by the coding sequence ATGCACGACGACCTGAACTGGGCCATCGGCGGCGAGGCCGGCGATGGAATCGCTTCGACCGGCAAGATCTTCGCACAGGCGCTCTCGCGCGCCGGCCGGCACGTGTTCACCTCGAAGGACTTCGCCTCTCGCATCCGGGGTGGCTACACGGCGTACAAGGTCCGAACGTCGGTCGACCAGGTACAGAGCGTGGTCGACCGCCTCGACATCCTCATCGCGCTCACAGAGCGCACCGTCGACGAGAATCTCGACGAACTCCACGAGGACTCCGTCATCATCTACGACGGGGAACGCACGGAGTTCTCGGACTTCGAGGCGCCCGAAGACGTGACCGGTCTCGACGTCCCGCTGAAGTCGCTGGCGGAGGACGCCGGCGGCGCCATCATGCGCAACGTGGTCGCGCTCGGCGCCGTCTGCGCCGTCGCCGACTTCCCCATCGAGAACCTCGACGAGTCCCTCGAGAAGCGCTTCGGCAACAAGGGGGAGAGCATCGTCGAGAACAACAAACAGGCCGCCCGCCTCGGCTCCGAGTACGTCGAGGAGCACTTCGCAGAGGAGGGCCCCCGCTACTCGCTGGACACGACCGACAACGACTACGTCCTGCTGAACGGCGACGAGGCCATCGGCATGGGCGCCATCGCCGCTGGCTGCCGGTTCTACGCCGGCTACCCCATCACGCCCGCGACCGACGTGATGGAGTACCTCACCGGCCGCATCGAGCAGTTCGGCGGCCACGTCGTCCAGGCAGAGGACGAACTCGCGGCCATCAACCTCGCGCTCGGCGCCGCCCGCGCCGGGGCTCGCTCGATGACCGCGACGTCCGGCCCGGGTATCGACCTGATGGCCGAGACGTTCGGGCTCGTCGCCACCAGCGAGACGCCGCTGGTCATCACGAACGTGATGCGCTCGGGTCCCTCCACGGGGATGCCGACCAAGCAGGAGCAGGGCGACCTGAACATGATGCTGAAGGGCGGCCACGGCGAGATTCCGCGCTTCGTCGTCGCGCCCACCTCCGTCGCGGAGTGTTTCCACAAGACCGTCGAGGCGTTCAACCTCGCGGAGAAGTACCAGGTGCCGGTGTACCTCACCGCCGACCTCTCGATGGCGGTCACCGAGCGCACCTACGAACCGGACGAGTTCGACATGGACGAGGTCGAAGTCGACCGCGGGAAGCTCGTCGACGAGGGCGACATCTCGGCCTGGCAGAACGAGAAAGAACAGTTCCAGCCACACGCCGTCACGGCCGACGGTGTCAGTCCGCGCGCGCTCCCCGGCACGAAGGGCGGCGTCCACATGTCCACGGGCCTCGAGCACGACGAGCTCGGGCGCCGGACCGAGGACACGGACGTCCGCGTCGAGCAGGTCGACAAGCGCTACCGCAAGGTCGACACTGCCATCGAGCAGGAGAACTTCGACTACCGCGAGTTCGGCGACAGCGAGGCCGACAGCCTCGTCATCTCGTGGGGGTCGAACGAGGGGACGCTCGTCGAGGCGCTCGACTACCTCGACGAGGACGGCGTGAACGTCCGCGTCATCTCGGTGCCGTACATCTTCCCGCGCCCCGACCTCAGCGACGAGGTCAAGGCCGCAGAGGACGTCGTAGTCGTCGAAGCCAACGCGACCGGCCAGTTCGCAGACGTCGTCGAACACGACGTCCTCGAGCGCGTCGAGCGCATCAACAAGTACGACGGCGTCGACTTCAAGGCAGACGAACTCGCCGCCGAGATCAAGGAGACCCTAGCATGA
- a CDS encoding acyl-CoA mutase large subunit family protein, translating into MYDSEDLERIRESREEWEADTLGPTLDRFGERQEQFTTDTGGQPVDRLYTPEDVSELDYEEDLGFPGEEPYTRGPYPTMYRGRLWTMRQYAGFGTPDETNERFHYLLDQGQTGLSMAFDLPTQMGYDSDATMAQGEVGKSGVAIDTLADFERVFKGIPLDEVSTSMTINAPASVLLAMYIAVGDKQGVDREELRGTIQNDILKEYVARNTYIFPPEPSMRVITDIFEFCADETPKFNTISISGYHIREAGATAAQEIAFTLADGIEYVETALDAGLDVDEFAPQLSFFFNAHNNILEEVAKFRAARRMWATIMEERFGAESPKSKQLKFHTQTAGSTLTAQQIDNNIVRVAYQALAAVLGGTQSLHTNGKDEALSIPTEDSVRTALRTQQILAHESGAADTIDPLAGSYYVESLTDDVEAKALDLIDEVEQQGGMRQAVEDQWVQRQIQDVAFERQEEVEEKDRVIVGVNEFQVDEEAEVDIEEVTEEDEQRKVNGLEAVKDDRDEAAVEDALAALRDAAESDENLMPYIVDAVKAYASVGEICNTLRDVFGEHRP; encoded by the coding sequence ATGTACGATTCCGAGGACCTCGAGCGCATCCGCGAGTCCCGGGAGGAGTGGGAGGCCGACACGCTCGGACCCACGCTCGACCGGTTCGGCGAGCGCCAGGAACAGTTCACGACGGACACCGGCGGCCAGCCGGTCGACCGCCTCTACACGCCCGAGGACGTCTCGGAACTCGACTACGAGGAGGACCTCGGGTTCCCGGGCGAGGAGCCCTACACACGGGGTCCCTACCCCACGATGTATCGGGGTCGGCTGTGGACGATGCGGCAGTACGCCGGCTTCGGGACGCCCGACGAAACCAACGAGCGGTTCCACTACCTGCTCGACCAGGGCCAGACCGGGCTGTCGATGGCGTTCGACCTGCCGACCCAGATGGGCTACGACTCAGACGCCACGATGGCCCAGGGTGAGGTCGGCAAGTCGGGGGTCGCCATCGACACGCTCGCGGACTTCGAGCGGGTGTTTAAGGGGATCCCGCTGGACGAGGTGTCGACGTCGATGACCATCAACGCCCCCGCCAGCGTGCTGCTCGCGATGTACATCGCCGTGGGGGACAAGCAGGGCGTCGACCGCGAGGAGCTCCGGGGTACCATCCAGAACGACATCCTCAAGGAGTACGTCGCGCGCAACACCTACATCTTCCCGCCGGAGCCCTCGATGCGCGTCATCACGGACATCTTCGAGTTCTGCGCCGACGAGACGCCGAAGTTCAACACCATCTCCATCTCCGGCTACCACATCCGCGAGGCTGGTGCGACCGCCGCCCAGGAGATCGCGTTCACGCTCGCCGACGGCATCGAGTACGTCGAGACCGCCCTCGACGCCGGCCTCGACGTCGACGAGTTCGCGCCACAGCTCTCCTTCTTCTTCAACGCCCACAACAACATCCTCGAGGAGGTCGCGAAGTTCCGCGCCGCCCGTCGCATGTGGGCGACGATCATGGAGGAGCGCTTCGGCGCCGAGAGCCCGAAGAGCAAGCAGCTGAAGTTCCACACGCAGACCGCGGGGTCGACGCTCACCGCTCAGCAGATCGACAACAACATCGTCCGCGTGGCCTACCAGGCGCTCGCGGCCGTCCTCGGCGGGACGCAGAGCCTCCACACGAACGGGAAGGACGAGGCGCTCTCGATTCCCACGGAGGACTCCGTGCGGACCGCGCTGCGCACCCAGCAGATCCTCGCCCACGAGTCCGGCGCGGCCGACACCATCGACCCGCTCGCGGGCTCCTACTACGTCGAATCGCTGACCGACGACGTCGAGGCAAAGGCACTGGACCTCATCGACGAGGTCGAACAGCAGGGCGGGATGCGCCAGGCCGTCGAGGACCAGTGGGTCCAGCGCCAGATCCAGGACGTCGCCTTCGAGCGCCAGGAGGAGGTCGAGGAGAAGGACCGCGTCATCGTCGGGGTCAACGAGTTCCAGGTCGACGAGGAGGCCGAAGTCGACATCGAGGAGGTCACCGAGGAGGACGAACAGCGCAAGGTGAACGGCCTGGAGGCCGTCAAGGACGACCGCGACGAGGCGGCCGTGGAGGACGCGCTTGCGGCGCTCCGGGACGCCGCAGAGAGCGACGAGAACCTGATGCCCTACATCGTGGACGCCGTGAAGGCGTACGCCAGCGTCGGCGAGATCTGCAACACGCTCCGCGACGTCTTCGGCGAACACCGTCCCTGA
- a CDS encoding 2-oxoacid:ferredoxin oxidoreductase subunit beta, with product MSSENVRFTDFKSDKQPTWCPGCGDFGTMNGMMKALAETGNSPDDTFVVAGIGCSGKIGTYMRSYALHGVHGRALPVGTGVKLANPDLEVMVAGGDGDGYSIGAGHFVHAVRRNVDITYVVMDNRIYGLTKGQASPTSRPDFETATTPEGPKQPPVNPLALAMAAGGSFIAQSFSSDAMRHTEIVQEAIEHDGFSLVNCFSPCVTFNDVDTYDYFRDSLVDLSEEDDYDPTDYNQAKDAILEADKEYMGILYQNEDSVPYHEAHGVTENMAEIPDGAPDGATDLVREFY from the coding sequence ATGAGCTCAGAGAACGTCCGATTCACCGACTTCAAGTCCGACAAGCAGCCCACGTGGTGTCCCGGCTGTGGCGACTTCGGCACCATGAACGGGATGATGAAAGCACTCGCCGAGACCGGTAACTCGCCCGACGACACGTTCGTCGTCGCGGGTATCGGTTGTTCCGGCAAGATCGGGACGTACATGCGGTCGTACGCCCTCCACGGCGTCCACGGCCGCGCGCTCCCGGTGGGCACCGGCGTCAAACTCGCCAACCCGGACCTCGAAGTGATGGTCGCGGGCGGCGACGGCGACGGCTACTCCATCGGCGCGGGCCACTTCGTCCACGCCGTTCGCCGGAACGTCGACATCACGTACGTCGTGATGGACAACCGCATCTACGGCCTCACCAAGGGCCAGGCGTCCCCGACCAGCCGACCGGACTTCGAGACGGCGACGACCCCAGAGGGGCCGAAGCAGCCCCCGGTCAACCCGCTCGCGCTCGCGATGGCGGCCGGCGGATCGTTCATCGCCCAGAGCTTCTCCTCGGACGCGATGCGTCACACGGAGATCGTCCAGGAGGCCATCGAGCACGACGGCTTCAGTCTCGTGAACTGCTTCAGTCCGTGTGTCACGTTCAACGACGTGGACACGTACGACTACTTCCGGGACAGCCTCGTCGACCTCTCCGAGGAGGACGACTACGACCCGACGGACTACAACCAGGCCAAGGACGCCATCCTCGAGGCCGACAAGGAATACATGGGCATCCTCTACCAGAACGAGGACTCCGTCCCGTACCACGAGGCCCACGGCGTCACGGAGAACATGGCCGAGATTCCGGACGGCGCCCCCGACGGCGCGACGGACCTCGTCCGCGAGTTCTACTAA